In one window of Oligoflexia bacterium DNA:
- a CDS encoding 2-oxoacid:ferredoxin oxidoreductase subunit beta: MQSKPLTKADFSSDQEVRWCPGCGDYAILAAVQRMLPNLGIDKEKIVFISGIGCSSRFPYYMNTYGFHTIHGRALTIATGLACTRPDLTVFVITGDGDALSIGGNHFLHALRRNVNLNVLCFNNKIYGLTKGQYSPTSEVGKKTKSTPYGSIDTPLSAMSLALAAEGSFVARSVDIFAAHLTETLEAAVAHKGLSFVEIYQNCNIFNDGAHAEITDKDKRDDNILYLEAGKAMVFGKNNDKGIVMNAANELAVVQLGKDKTEKDCLVHSTDVNNLGVHHQLAKMNVPDFPVPMGIVRQHARPTYDQLINEQLDAVIQQKGEGNLQELIKGPQTWTVG, from the coding sequence ATGCAAAGCAAACCATTAACAAAAGCAGATTTTAGTTCAGATCAAGAAGTACGTTGGTGTCCAGGCTGCGGTGATTATGCTATTTTGGCTGCAGTTCAACGCATGTTGCCCAACTTAGGGATAGACAAGGAAAAAATAGTTTTTATTTCTGGTATTGGCTGCTCCAGCCGATTCCCTTATTACATGAACACCTATGGGTTTCATACCATTCACGGTCGAGCTTTAACCATTGCAACGGGCTTGGCCTGTACACGTCCTGATTTAACCGTTTTTGTTATTACCGGTGATGGTGATGCTTTGTCTATAGGCGGCAATCATTTTTTGCATGCACTAAGACGCAACGTTAATCTCAACGTTTTATGTTTTAACAACAAAATTTATGGTTTGACCAAGGGGCAGTATTCACCTACATCAGAAGTGGGCAAGAAAACCAAATCCACACCCTATGGATCTATTGATACACCCTTATCTGCTATGTCTTTGGCTCTGGCAGCGGAAGGAAGTTTTGTGGCAAGATCAGTGGATATTTTTGCAGCGCACTTGACCGAAACGTTGGAAGCCGCTGTGGCCCATAAAGGCTTGTCCTTTGTAGAAATTTATCAAAACTGTAATATTTTTAATGATGGTGCCCATGCTGAGATCACGGATAAAGATAAACGAGATGACAATATTCTTTATCTTGAAGCTGGCAAAGCCATGGTGTTTGGAAAAAATAATGACAAAGGCATTGTCATGAATGCGGCCAATGAATTGGCTGTGGTCCAGTTGGGTAAAGATAAAACAGAAAAAGATTGTTTGGTTCACAGTACAGATGTAAATAACTTGGGGGTACATCACCAATTGGCCAAAATGAATGTTCCAGATTTTCCTGTGCCTATGGGAATTGTAAGACAGCATGCACGACCCACGTATGATCAGCTCATCAATGAACAGTTGGATGCAGTCATCCAACAAAAAGGTGAAGGTAATTTACAGGAGTTGATAAAAGGTCCACAGACCTGGACAGTGGGTTAA
- a CDS encoding DUF2214 family protein — translation MSVFISGLHYYGFALAIAAYIMRSQWFKRAGEQSLELALKRIKGIHILLHVALLLSLLTGFYRLFAGTDKAVAFYMKQGIFHGKLGLVFLIIFIELVCVFKAASWAKKGYVQNSKMQAKTFKIMHMISSHLYAIIPFIAAAVSRGMGL, via the coding sequence ATGAGTGTTTTTATTTCAGGTTTACATTATTATGGGTTTGCATTGGCCATTGCAGCTTATATCATGCGATCACAATGGTTTAAACGAGCTGGCGAGCAGTCTTTAGAGTTGGCACTAAAACGCATCAAGGGTATTCATATTCTTTTGCATGTTGCTTTATTATTATCATTACTGACAGGTTTTTATCGATTATTTGCTGGAACTGACAAAGCAGTGGCTTTTTATATGAAGCAGGGCATTTTTCATGGCAAATTAGGCTTGGTGTTTTTAATTATTTTTATTGAGTTGGTTTGCGTATTTAAAGCGGCTTCCTGGGCAAAAAAGGGTTATGTGCAAAACTCTAAAATGCAAGCCAAGACCTTTAAAATCATGCATATGATCAGTTCACATCTATACGCTATCATTCCTTTTATAGCGGCAGCAGTTTCTAGAGGCATGGGATTGTAG
- a CDS encoding 2-oxoglutarate and iron-dependent oxygenase domain-containing protein: MYVEKVSLKDPRAKYQLLESFKNTGFAVLVDHPIDAQLIEDSYTAWKDFFASPAKHDYLFNPETQDGYFPMLSENAKGQALPDLKEFFHYYPHHRIPNACQHITQNLHQELISLAHTLLHWLDEVLPQNITQNLSQSLSSMARDSQQTLMRPIHYPPVKDDALLKQGAIRAAAHEDINLITLLPAASAPGLQVKDTQGNWHDVSCDPGMIAVNVGDMLQEATGGHLPSTTHQVINPEQEAMRSSRYSIPLFVHAKPEVVLSKRYTAKSYLDERLREIGLK; this comes from the coding sequence ATGTACGTAGAAAAGGTATCCCTTAAAGACCCTAGAGCAAAATATCAACTGCTAGAATCCTTTAAAAACACAGGATTTGCTGTTTTGGTTGACCATCCTATTGACGCGCAACTGATTGAAGATAGCTATACCGCTTGGAAAGATTTTTTTGCAAGCCCCGCAAAACATGATTATTTGTTTAATCCTGAAACCCAAGACGGTTACTTTCCTATGCTTTCAGAAAATGCTAAAGGCCAAGCTTTACCAGATTTAAAAGAATTTTTTCATTACTACCCACATCACAGAATTCCCAACGCTTGCCAACACATAACCCAAAACTTACATCAAGAACTTATTTCTCTTGCCCACACCTTGCTGCATTGGTTGGATGAAGTATTACCACAAAACATCACCCAAAATCTTAGCCAAAGTTTATCCAGCATGGCTCGTGACAGTCAACAAACACTGATGCGTCCCATTCATTATCCACCGGTTAAAGATGATGCTCTCTTAAAACAAGGTGCCATAAGAGCTGCCGCCCATGAAGATATTAACCTTATCACTTTACTACCAGCTGCTTCTGCTCCTGGTTTGCAAGTTAAAGATACCCAAGGCAATTGGCATGATGTCAGTTGTGACCCCGGTATGATTGCCGTCAATGTTGGTGATATGTTGCAAGAAGCCACCGGTGGCCACTTGCCATCTACCACGCACCAAGTGATTAACCCAGAGCAAGAGGCTATGCGGTCATCACGTTACTCTATACCTTTATTTGTACACGCTAAACCGGAAGTGGTTTTATCCAAGCGTTACACCGCAAAAAGCTACTTGGATGAACGGCTTAGAGAAATTGGTTTAAAATAA
- a CDS encoding DUF3488 and transglutaminase-like domain-containing protein — MRFSNYLHLFSCTLVAIGFSAIAISGAYTLYAIAGLLITLLYIKFSNFIDNKLRIPVVLVNISILGLLLFSLYDIFFMSFDIVGNAIRFVIVLQIIKLLSVKSSRDWLQIYALSFLQLLSSTVLSESISFAIPFFIYLFFATWTLTLFNLKTQVENLNQDQNKSQNKTLRHLLNSKDVVRRRFFASSAALCSLILLFTFIVFFSIPRVSFKNFLRRAAKPKDVAGFSKEVDLGTLGNIQGSSEIAFRVEIHNKKLSKKELALTYWRANSADQFDGKTWRSSRNKFKVVRMDLDNTEVFSNRTLPSKKPDYMKYTVSLESLDTPLLFLADHFVEATWDRSFLERFLRRTFMIRYYPESDSYEMHTSARYQSDLQYTAVSSINMPSITRLQENFNQDYPEHIKDLYLQLPELSEPLTDYLNTIAYPNVSPFIKAYMAQEFLKKQYRYTLNIQDVGQKNPLDNFFLNTKAGHCEYFSTAMIVMLRHIGIPARQVMGFRGGEYNPYGNYVSVRQSDAHSWVEVYFPDFGWLRFDPTPANTSFKLPDNFIKPLLQFSDYLKLRWQRYVVDYNLKKQLAGLKSFSEKFSQAFAALKQKPNKDQKIKNNAKDNSGQVFNPIVFLFILVAVLLFILLAVIVSRFRQQSSPYNLVLKKLRSLGFKKYPSETVDEFKERVLQKHPELEKSLTSINTYYLHHRFGKKVLSLAHWHQLLKMLKLKKKK; from the coding sequence ATGAGGTTCTCTAATTATTTGCATTTATTCTCATGCACCTTGGTGGCCATTGGTTTTTCAGCCATTGCTATCAGTGGCGCCTATACCCTCTATGCAATTGCAGGCCTACTGATCACTTTACTTTACATTAAGTTTAGTAACTTTATTGATAATAAATTAAGAATTCCTGTAGTTTTAGTTAACATTAGTATTCTTGGTCTTTTGCTGTTCAGTTTATACGATATCTTTTTCATGTCTTTTGATATTGTGGGTAATGCCATTCGTTTTGTTATTGTTTTGCAAATCATTAAACTCTTATCTGTAAAAAGCAGCAGAGACTGGCTGCAAATTTATGCCTTAAGTTTTTTACAACTTCTTTCTTCTACAGTGCTTTCTGAGAGCATCAGTTTTGCTATTCCTTTTTTCATTTATCTGTTTTTTGCCACTTGGACTTTAACTTTATTCAATCTTAAAACCCAAGTTGAGAACCTTAATCAAGACCAAAACAAAAGCCAAAACAAAACTTTGCGCCATTTGCTTAATTCAAAGGATGTTGTGCGTAGACGTTTTTTTGCTTCCAGTGCAGCCCTTTGCAGTCTTATTTTATTGTTCACCTTTATTGTATTTTTTTCTATCCCCAGGGTTTCTTTTAAAAACTTTTTGCGTAGAGCCGCAAAACCCAAAGATGTTGCGGGTTTCTCTAAAGAAGTAGATTTGGGCACCTTGGGTAATATTCAGGGCAGCTCTGAGATAGCGTTTAGAGTTGAGATTCACAATAAAAAGCTCAGTAAAAAAGAACTGGCGCTTACTTATTGGCGAGCCAACAGTGCAGATCAATTTGACGGCAAAACCTGGCGCTCATCCCGCAATAAATTTAAAGTGGTGCGCATGGATCTGGACAACACTGAAGTTTTTTCAAACAGAACTTTACCCAGTAAAAAACCTGATTACATGAAATATACGGTTAGTTTGGAATCTTTGGATACTCCCTTGCTTTTTTTGGCTGATCATTTTGTTGAGGCTACTTGGGACAGGTCTTTTCTTGAGCGGTTTTTACGTAGAACCTTTATGATTCGTTATTATCCTGAATCAGACAGTTATGAAATGCACACCAGTGCGCGCTATCAATCTGATTTACAATACACGGCTGTTTCATCAATCAACATGCCCAGCATTACTCGCTTGCAAGAAAACTTTAATCAAGACTATCCAGAACATATTAAAGATCTTTACTTACAATTGCCAGAACTCTCTGAGCCATTAACAGATTATCTAAACACCATAGCTTATCCCAATGTTTCTCCTTTTATCAAAGCTTATATGGCACAAGAATTTTTAAAAAAACAGTACCGCTATACCCTTAACATACAAGACGTGGGTCAAAAAAATCCCTTGGACAACTTTTTTTTAAACACCAAAGCTGGCCATTGCGAGTATTTTTCTACGGCCATGATTGTTATGCTCCGGCATATTGGTATTCCTGCCAGGCAGGTTATGGGCTTTAGAGGGGGTGAATACAATCCTTATGGAAACTACGTTTCTGTCCGCCAATCCGATGCCCACTCTTGGGTGGAAGTTTATTTTCCTGATTTTGGCTGGTTGCGCTTTGATCCAACCCCAGCCAACACCTCTTTTAAATTACCAGACAACTTTATCAAACCTTTGTTACAATTTTCAGACTATTTAAAATTACGCTGGCAACGCTATGTTGTTGACTACAATCTTAAAAAACAATTGGCTGGACTTAAATCTTTTTCTGAAAAATTCAGCCAAGCTTTTGCGGCTTTAAAACAAAAACCAAACAAAGATCAAAAAATAAAAAACAATGCCAAAGACAATTCTGGTCAAGTCTTTAACCCTATTGTCTTTTTATTCATCTTGGTAGCTGTTTTACTGTTTATTTTATTGGCTGTCATTGTATCAAGGTTTAGACAGCAGTCCTCGCCATACAATCTGGTCTTAAAAAAATTGCGTTCTTTAGGCTTTAAAAAATACCCCAGTGAAACCGTTGATGAATTTAAAGAACGGGTATTACAAAAACACCCTGAACTAGAGAAAAGTTTAACATCTATCAACACCTATTATTTGCACCATCGGTTTGGAAAAAAAGTTTTATCCTTGGCGCATTGGCATCAACTGCTAAAAATGCTTAAACTAAAAAAGAAAAAATAA
- a CDS encoding DUF58 domain-containing protein, protein MFNPTKKAKAKYPKFKIKLTFLGYTFIATSIGVGIASMNTGNNLLYLTFSMMLSFIVLSGVLSNATLYKVKLVFLNQPRFFAQEISHAPVALLNQKTRFSSYAVNLAPIASAHNLDFENVDLHDVQKSFVLKILPQEQVQSFANFSFSKRGFCQFPDFNLETYFPFGFLKKYIQIETDASVLVFPKKLESQQLLHFNQNLIGTLVSQRKNVSGNPAGLREYVQGDHYKNIHWKSSAKTMSLRVKEFETEESKDVGIHLILQKNQAHSNLENHALVELALSYVCSLLLELKQNHIPCFVKINNTPKMRSSHGIDAILKSLALYEHEEDSIDNFNFSHLKNKQTSIVVTNLNKLVFSSFDNLHVIAADTLGALA, encoded by the coding sequence ATGTTTAACCCCACCAAAAAAGCCAAAGCAAAATACCCAAAGTTTAAAATTAAACTTACATTTTTAGGTTATACTTTTATTGCAACCTCTATTGGCGTTGGCATTGCCAGCATGAATACCGGCAATAATTTATTGTATTTAACTTTTTCAATGATGCTCAGTTTTATTGTTCTTTCTGGGGTTTTATCCAACGCTACCCTTTACAAAGTAAAACTGGTCTTTTTAAATCAGCCGAGATTTTTTGCGCAAGAAATTTCTCATGCACCGGTGGCTTTATTGAATCAGAAAACTCGTTTTTCTTCGTATGCAGTTAACTTAGCCCCTATTGCCAGTGCTCATAATCTAGACTTTGAAAACGTTGATCTGCATGACGTACAAAAATCATTTGTTTTAAAAATTTTACCGCAAGAACAAGTTCAGAGCTTTGCAAATTTTTCTTTTAGCAAAAGGGGTTTTTGTCAATTCCCAGATTTTAATCTTGAAACTTACTTTCCATTTGGTTTTCTTAAAAAATACATCCAAATTGAAACCGATGCCTCCGTTTTAGTTTTTCCAAAAAAACTTGAAAGCCAACAGTTGCTACATTTTAATCAGAATCTTATAGGCACATTGGTTAGTCAAAGAAAGAATGTTTCCGGTAACCCCGCTGGCTTAAGGGAATATGTTCAAGGAGACCATTACAAAAACATTCACTGGAAGTCTTCTGCAAAAACAATGTCTTTAAGGGTTAAAGAGTTTGAAACAGAGGAAAGTAAAGATGTGGGCATCCACCTTATATTGCAAAAAAACCAAGCCCATTCTAACCTTGAAAATCATGCTTTGGTGGAACTGGCTTTATCTTATGTCTGCAGCTTATTGTTAGAATTAAAACAGAATCATATCCCCTGTTTTGTTAAAATAAATAACACTCCTAAAATGCGTTCCAGCCATGGTATTGATGCCATTTTAAAATCTTTAGCTCTGTATGAACATGAAGAAGATTCTATTGATAACTTTAACTTTAGCCATCTTAAAAACAAACAAACCTCTATTGTTGTCACCAATCTCAATAAACTGGTTTTTTCTAGTTTTGATAATCTACATGTTATTGCCGCTGATACTTTAGGAGCCTTGGCATGA
- a CDS encoding MoxR family ATPase, with protein MSEQTIIQLLRKSIHQHIVGKDNVIDMLLCALLARGHVLIEDVPGVGKTTIASALAQSIEGSFQRIQFTSDLLPSDIIGVPIFNSELHHFEFHPGPIFSNIVLADEINRTTPKTQSALLEAMQEGQVTVDRETHTLNKPFMVIATQNPMEQFGTYPLPESQLDRFLFKINIGYPEAKEELGIVQSLSERFERKKISPVCNTDHIVDLQKAVSRVHIDPSLQQYIVDIIRKTRESTLISLGVSPRGTVALYRASQALAFINGKDFVSPDDIKVLAPHVLSHRITLSAHQTKNIDHGDYNKMQKDAVIDILDQLMVPL; from the coding sequence GTGTCAGAACAAACCATCATTCAATTATTAAGAAAATCAATTCATCAACACATTGTAGGCAAAGATAATGTCATTGACATGTTATTGTGTGCCCTACTTGCCAGAGGCCATGTTCTTATTGAAGATGTACCTGGTGTTGGGAAAACCACCATTGCTTCTGCTTTAGCACAATCCATTGAAGGCAGTTTTCAACGCATTCAATTTACCAGTGATCTATTACCGTCTGATATCATCGGTGTTCCTATTTTTAACTCTGAGTTACACCACTTTGAATTTCACCCTGGACCTATTTTTTCTAACATTGTTCTGGCTGATGAAATCAACCGCACCACTCCTAAAACCCAGTCAGCTTTATTAGAAGCCATGCAAGAAGGTCAAGTCACGGTTGATAGAGAAACGCATACTCTCAATAAACCTTTTATGGTGATTGCCACCCAGAACCCTATGGAACAATTTGGTACTTATCCTTTGCCTGAATCACAATTGGATCGTTTTTTATTTAAGATTAACATTGGTTATCCTGAAGCCAAAGAAGAACTGGGCATTGTCCAATCTTTGAGTGAACGCTTTGAAAGAAAAAAAATCTCCCCTGTTTGCAACACAGACCATATTGTTGATTTGCAAAAAGCCGTAAGCCGTGTTCATATTGATCCATCTTTACAACAATACATTGTAGATATTATCCGCAAAACCAGAGAGTCAACATTGATTAGCTTAGGCGTAAGCCCCAGAGGCACGGTTGCTTTATATAGAGCCTCACAAGCACTGGCTTTTATCAATGGTAAAGATTTTGTTAGTCCAGATGATATCAAAGTCTTGGCTCCACATGTTTTATCGCATAGAATTACCTTGTCTGCCCACCAAACTAAAAACATAGATCATGGTGATTACAATAAAATGCAAAAAGATGCCGTCATTGATATTTTAGATCAATTGATGGTGCCTTTATAA
- a CDS encoding outer membrane beta-barrel protein gives MMKKIGFALSLVLLFMMGSAYAQDYVDRKGFFLGFSLGGGSLNIDGGDYKEGAFLGGIRIGGGISENILLMAETNNAITDEDGVTVTHGSLNFAAQFFLNGNFYLRPGIGFASLQIDGDDGTFSFSATSDAGFNACLSAGYEFRLGKRFALSPEATFSYSSIEGSDVTHYGLKAAFQWYF, from the coding sequence ATGATGAAAAAGATTGGGTTTGCTTTAAGTTTGGTTTTATTGTTTATGATGGGTTCAGCTTATGCTCAGGACTATGTAGACCGTAAAGGTTTCTTTCTTGGCTTTTCTCTTGGAGGGGGAAGTTTAAATATAGATGGCGGTGATTATAAAGAAGGCGCGTTTCTTGGAGGCATTAGAATAGGAGGCGGCATCAGTGAAAATATTTTATTGATGGCTGAAACCAACAATGCCATTACAGATGAAGATGGCGTAACAGTGACGCATGGTTCACTTAATTTTGCTGCTCAATTCTTTTTAAATGGTAATTTTTATCTTCGTCCAGGAATTGGCTTTGCGTCTTTGCAAATTGATGGTGATGACGGTACGTTTTCATTTTCTGCAACATCAGATGCAGGCTTTAATGCCTGTTTGAGCGCTGGATATGAATTTCGTTTAGGCAAACGTTTTGCCCTTTCACCTGAAGCAACCTTTAGTTACTCTAGTATTGAAGGCAGCGATGTCACCCATTATGGACTTAAAGCTGCTTTCCAATGGTATTTTTAA
- the purB gene encoding adenylosuccinate lyase, which yields MESNQIDVIIQRYASEDMATIFSRQRRVELWRELWIALAEGEKKLGLPISKGQIDELKKFKSKINWKVAEKFEGELRHDVMAHVKAYGKQCPKAAGIIHLGSTSAYVTDNADLIMMKQGLELLEKKLVAVIDKLATFAEKEKETATVAFTHFQPAQPTTVGKRACLWAQNFVLDFERLIFELEHMRFHGVKGATGTQDSFLKLFDGDADKALALDDFVMEKMGFKQGFWVTGQTYPRKADTQVVTLLANICESAAKFANDMRLLQALHEIEEPMKSSQIGSSAMPYKQNPMRSERICSLARYVINLVGNCYDTAATQWFERTLDDSANRRVVLPQAFLICDAVLDLVLNITSGMKVNKGVIDNNLNQELPFLQTEEILMAAVKEGGDRQELHEVIRVHSKDAVKNVREKGESNDLLARLRDDPAFAKVPPKLLVRTDPIRLVGLSPQQVDMFIKKQVAPLRKKYKSSLNMKAKIRV from the coding sequence ATGGAAAGCAATCAAATTGATGTGATTATACAACGCTATGCCAGTGAAGACATGGCCACCATTTTTTCTAGGCAAAGAAGGGTTGAGCTTTGGCGTGAGCTGTGGATTGCCTTGGCAGAAGGCGAAAAAAAATTAGGCTTGCCCATCAGCAAAGGTCAGATAGATGAGCTAAAAAAGTTTAAAAGTAAAATCAATTGGAAAGTGGCTGAGAAGTTTGAAGGCGAGTTACGACATGATGTGATGGCGCATGTTAAAGCTTATGGTAAACAATGCCCAAAAGCAGCGGGTATCATTCATTTGGGTTCAACCAGTGCCTATGTCACCGACAATGCGGATTTGATTATGATGAAACAAGGGCTTGAGCTTTTGGAGAAAAAGCTGGTGGCCGTCATTGATAAATTGGCAACCTTTGCAGAAAAAGAAAAAGAGACTGCTACCGTAGCATTTACCCATTTTCAACCCGCACAACCAACAACAGTGGGTAAAAGAGCGTGTTTGTGGGCACAAAATTTTGTTTTAGATTTTGAGCGTTTGATTTTTGAATTAGAGCATATGCGTTTTCATGGCGTTAAAGGCGCAACAGGCACACAAGATAGCTTTTTAAAACTGTTTGATGGCGATGCAGATAAAGCTTTGGCTTTAGATGATTTTGTCATGGAAAAAATGGGTTTCAAGCAAGGATTTTGGGTCACAGGTCAGACTTATCCAAGAAAGGCAGATACGCAAGTGGTCACATTATTGGCCAATATCTGTGAATCTGCAGCCAAATTTGCCAATGATATGCGTCTACTGCAAGCCTTACATGAGATAGAAGAACCTATGAAAAGTTCACAAATAGGCTCTTCTGCTATGCCATACAAGCAAAATCCAATGCGCAGTGAAAGAATTTGTTCATTGGCCAGGTATGTTATTAATTTGGTGGGCAATTGCTATGACACGGCAGCAACACAGTGGTTTGAAAGAACCTTGGATGATAGTGCCAACCGTAGGGTGGTGCTCCCACAAGCTTTTTTGATTTGTGATGCCGTTTTGGATTTGGTTCTTAACATTACCAGTGGTATGAAAGTCAACAAAGGCGTCATTGATAACAATCTCAACCAAGAACTGCCATTTTTACAAACCGAAGAAATTTTGATGGCTGCGGTTAAAGAAGGTGGCGATAGGCAAGAATTGCATGAGGTGATTAGGGTGCATTCTAAAGATGCTGTAAAAAATGTACGTGAAAAAGGTGAGAGCAATGATTTATTGGCTCGCTTGCGAGATGACCCAGCCTTTGCCAAAGTGCCGCCCAAACTTTTGGTCAGAACAGATCCGATACGTTTGGTGGGTTTGTCGCCACAGCAGGTGGATATGTTTATCAAGAAACAGGTTGCGCCATTGCGTAAAAAATATAAAAGTAGCTTGAATATGAAAGCAAAGATAAGAGTGTAA
- a CDS encoding TAXI family TRAP transporter solute-binding subunit: MRYKLGIIILGFGLMACQQKPKQTEVKPEAEAGKTTEQAFINIGTGGVTGVYYPTGSAICKVVNKKNPNIKCTVEATAASVYNVNALLADKMDLGIAQSDVGYKAMHGQEPFKEKASNLTSIMSIYPESLTLVVRKDSGIKSFADLKGKKVNIGNPGSGTRRTVETLFKACDMKLDALGFQGQLKAAEMPDALRDGKLDAYFYVVGHPTANIKDVATSTDVAVIALDMPCINDLIKKENYFVKTTIPGGLYQGNDEDVVSFGFKATLLASDKLSDEVAYAIVDAVMSDFENFKSLHPAYSHLTEDSVFEGLSLPLHPGVQKYLDQKNKPAV, from the coding sequence GTGAGATATAAATTAGGAATCATTATTTTAGGGTTTGGTTTAATGGCATGCCAACAAAAACCCAAACAAACAGAAGTTAAGCCAGAAGCAGAGGCAGGAAAAACAACAGAGCAAGCGTTTATTAATATTGGCACAGGCGGAGTAACAGGCGTTTATTATCCAACTGGAAGTGCCATTTGTAAGGTTGTGAACAAGAAAAACCCTAATATCAAGTGTACGGTAGAAGCAACAGCAGCATCAGTTTACAATGTTAATGCTTTACTGGCAGATAAAATGGATCTTGGTATTGCCCAATCTGACGTGGGGTATAAAGCCATGCATGGCCAAGAGCCTTTTAAAGAAAAAGCAAGCAACTTAACATCCATCATGTCTATTTACCCTGAGTCTTTAACTTTGGTGGTTAGAAAAGATTCTGGCATCAAGAGTTTTGCAGATTTAAAAGGTAAAAAAGTGAATATAGGTAATCCAGGATCTGGAACTCGCAGAACGGTAGAAACCTTATTCAAGGCTTGTGATATGAAATTGGATGCTTTAGGCTTTCAAGGGCAACTCAAAGCTGCAGAAATGCCAGATGCTTTGCGTGATGGTAAATTAGACGCCTATTTTTATGTTGTAGGACACCCAACAGCCAACATTAAAGATGTTGCAACCAGTACAGATGTAGCAGTTATTGCTTTGGATATGCCTTGCATCAATGATTTGATTAAAAAAGAAAACTACTTTGTTAAAACCACTATTCCCGGCGGTTTGTACCAAGGTAATGATGAAGATGTGGTTTCATTTGGTTTTAAAGCAACTCTTTTGGCCTCGGATAAACTGAGCGATGAAGTGGCCTATGCCATTGTTGATGCGGTCATGAGCGACTTTGAAAATTTTAAAAGCTTGCATCCAGCTTACTCACATTTAACTGAAGACAGTGTGTTTGAAGGTTTATCTTTGCCTTTGCATCCAGGTGTGCAAAAATATTTGGATCAAAAAAACAAACCAGCTGTCTAA